TTACGGAAGTTCTCACGAATACGGTCAGAAACAACAATGGTATCGTTAAGCGAGTAACCAATTACCGCCAAAATCGCCGCTAATACCGTTAAATCGAACTCAATGCCTAATATTGAGAACAAACCTAGGGTTAGTAATACATCGTGGAATAACGCGAATACCGAACCTAATGCAAAGCGCCATTCGAAACGAAACGCAACGTACACCAAGATACAAATCAAGGCGGTTAACATCGCCAAGCCACCTTGTTCGGTAAGCTCGTCACCAACACTGGCACCAACAAACTCAATACGGCGCATTTCAACGTTCACGCCCATACCGTCTTTTAGTACAGAAAGTATTTGATCGCCTAAAGTTTCGGCTTTCACGCCTGGGCGCTCACCCATGCGGATCACCACGTCGCGACTGGTACCAAAAAGTTGAACCACGGCATCATCAAAGCCGTTGGCATCAAGCACCTGACGCATTTTCGTTAAATCAGCGGCTTGTTCAAAGCCCACTTCAACTTTAACACCGCCAGTAAA
The nucleotide sequence above comes from Thalassotalea euphylliae. Encoded proteins:
- the secF gene encoding protein translocase subunit SecF, translating into MQILKLKETVAFMGYRKVAMVFSILMMVASIASLAINKLNFGLDFTGGVKVEVGFEQAADLTKMRQVLDANGFDDAVVQLFGTSRDVVIRMGERPGVKAETLGDQILSVLKDGMGVNVEMRRIEFVGASVGDELTEQGGLAMLTALICILVYVAFRFEWRFALGSVFALFHDVLLTLGLFSILGIEFDLTVLAAILAVIGYSLNDTIVVSDRIRENFRKIREGGPEEIINISLTQTLSRTFITSITTLLVLAALFFKGGALIHGFATALLFGVFVGTYSSIYVASSIALALGISKEDLIPEVVEKEGADHEEMMP